A DNA window from Brassica napus cultivar Da-Ae chromosome C1, Da-Ae, whole genome shotgun sequence contains the following coding sequences:
- the LOC106387512 gene encoding probable 2-oxoglutarate-dependent dioxygenase AOP1 has translation MTISSKTQPPLTLPVIDFSIPNLKPETPEWNSVRDQVRRALEDYGCFEALFDGASAELRKALFEASEEAFDLPLETKLSTKESDEIYKGYVGQVSTIPLYEGMGFDGADSPEVVDELTYKLWPQGNITFSKNVQSFTENLISLDMKVRTMIMQSFGLDKYIEEHLNSAKNHFRLLKYRGLDENTEEQLGLDPHIDRHFLTILCQNDVVDGLEIKTKEGEDWIKAKPSQDSSFLVIAGASLHVLLNGRVFPPLHRVVITGKKDRHTAGLFLLPKEGLIINAFEEVVDGEHPRLYKPFDYNAYFKFTYTDTKKRDLSALKTYCSLSKED, from the exons atgacgATAAGTTCGAAAACCCAACCTCCCCTAACCCTTCCGGTCATCGACTTCTCGATTCCGAACCTCAAGCCGGAAACTCCCGAGTGGAACTCAGTGAGAGACCAAGTCCGAAGAGCCCTAGAAGACTACGGATGTTTTGAGGCCTTGTTCGACGGAGCTTCAGCGGAGCTACGGAAGGCACTGTTCGAGGCCTCGGAGGAAGCTTTCGATTTACCACTGGAGACCAAACTAAGTACAAAAGAATCGGACGAAATCTACAAAGGATACGTTGGTCAGGTTTCGACTATACCTTTATACGAAGGTATGGGCTTTGACGGTGCAGATAGTCCTGAAGTTGTCGATGAATTGACCTACAAGCTTTGGCCTCAAGGCAACATCACCTTCAG CAAGAATGTTCAGTCATTTACGGAGAATTTAATATCATTAGACATGAAGGTGAGGACGATGATCATGCAGAGTTTCGGTCTCGATAAATACATCGAGGAGCACCTTAATTCAGCGAAGAACCACTTTCGTTTGCTTAAATATAGAGGCCTTGACGAAAACACAGAGGAGCAGCTAGGCCTTGACCCTCATATCGATAGACATTTCCTCACTATACTTTGTCAAAACGACGTAGTAGATGGTTTGGAGATCAAAACCAAAGAAGGTGAGGACTGGATCAAAGCTAAGCCATCTCAAGACTCTTCTTTCCTCGTTATAGCCGGAGCTTCACTTCAT GTACTACTGAATGGTAGGGTGTTTCCTCCGCTTCACCGTGTGGTAATAACCGGAAAGAAAGATCGGCACACGGCTGGACTGTTCTTGCTTCCCAAAGAAGGACTGATCATAAATGCATTCGAGGAGGTGGTCGATGGTGAACATCCTCGTCTCTATAAGCCTTTTGATTATAACGCTTACTTTAAGTTCACCTACACCGATACCAAGAAGAGGGATTTATCGGCTCTCAAGACTTACTGCTCTCTCTCTAAAGAGGACTGA
- the LOC111213512 gene encoding glutathione S-transferase T3-like has product MDPRIPYSQSTGYTGLLYSQHESVYDGNSPYESFPSGSSQIPQFSSQQCEAPTPPTHPPVERGRRHKWTPAEDEMLISAWLNTSKDAIVDNNQKSGTFWKRVGDYFFAALSGGDCVESSEHVYYKQRWHKISNDTSKFCGAYAAAERQISSGQHENDVLKVAHEIFFADQGSKFTLEHAWCVLRYEQKWLNLNSTKASESSKRKTVESDSQTSTTSVGEEEIRPEGVKAAKAKRNANGKSVDYYTTVLELRKVDLDRKEKLQKLAILDTLLAKTQPLLVALY; this is encoded by the coding sequence ATGGATCCAAGGATTCCGTATAGCCAGTCTACTGGTTATACGGGCCTTCTTTACAGTCAACACGAAAGTGTTTATGATGGGAACTCTCCTTATGAGAGTTTTCCTTCTGGATCTTCACAGATCCCTCAATTCAGTTCTCAACAGTGTGAGGCTCCAACTCCACCCACACATCCACCCGTAGAGCGTGGGAGGAGACATAAATGGACCCCAGCCGAGGACGAGATGCTGATCAGTGCCTGGTTAAATACCTCTAAGGACGCTATAGTCGACAATAACCAAAAATCAGGCACTTTCTGGAAACGAGTTGGAGATTATTTCTTCGCAGCTCTTTCTGGTGGAGATTGTGTTGAAAGTAGCGAGCATGTCTACTATAAGCAGAGGTGGCACAAAATCAGTAATGACACATCCAAGTTTTGTGGTGCATATGCGGCTGCAGAGAGACAAATATCTAGTGGTCAGCATGAGAACGATGTACTCAAGGTGGCCCATGAAATATTCTTCGCGGATCAGGGGTCCAAATTCACACTGGAGCATGCGTGGTGTGTGTTGAGGTATGAGCAGAAATGGCTCAACCTCAACAGCACTAAAGCTTCTGAAAGTTCAAAGAGGAAAACCGTTGAATCAGATTCCCAAACTTCAACCACAAGTGTTGGTGAAGAAGAGATACGCCCTGAAGGTGTAAAGGCTGCAAAAGCTAAACGTAATGCAAATGGAAAGTCTGTTGATTACTATACGACGGTACTTGAACTGAGGAAGGTGGATTTGGATAGGAAAGAAAAACTCCAGAAGCTTGCCATCTTAGACACTCTCCTAGCCAAAACCCAACCACTCCTGGTTGCTTTGTACTAA
- the LOC111213511 gene encoding uncharacterized protein LOC111213511 has translation MGLDYSYSQPSQDETFGGAESDSDYNEVESLIQQDQAQLDQALIQQDQALIQQHEALIQQDQAHAFLYPPQPEVEFGFPQICYCGSEPKIATSSIEPGRRYYTCTNANDGECHVWKWWDEAVMEEMRARDGHTFQLAEKVDSLTFFNDHATEQKLVRLENMVCELAKNKSKSSLDYFVAVMVMVLIFIGVILVFV, from the coding sequence ATGGGTCTTGATTACAGCTATTCACAACCTTCACAGGATGAGACGTTTGGTGGGGCTGAGTCAGACAGTGACTACAACGAAGTCGAATCTCTCATTCAGCAAGACCAAGCTCAGTTAGACCAAGCTCTCATTCAGCAAGACCAAGCTCTCATTCAGCAACACGAAGCTCTCATTCAGCAAGACCAAGCACATGCGTTTCTGTACCCTCCACAGCCGGAGGTTGAATTCGGATTTCCACAAATATGCTACTGTGGGAGTGAACCGAAGATAGCTACGTCTAGCATCGAACCAGGTCGCAGATACTACACATGTACAAATGCAAACGATGGAGAGTGTCATGTGTGGAAATGGTGGGACGAGGCTGTAATGGAGGAGATGCGAGCCAGGGATGGACACACATTTCAGTTAGCCGAGAAGGTAGATTCTCTGACCTTCTTCAATGACCATGCTACTGAGCAGAAGCTCGTTAGATTAGAGAACATGGTGTGTGAGTTGGCCAAGAATAAATCAAAGTCTAGCTTAGATTACTTCGTTGCGGTTATGGTTATGGTCTTAATTTTCATAGGTGTCATCCTCGTATTTGTCTAA